In a single window of the Phycisphaerales bacterium genome:
- a CDS encoding Ni/Fe hydrogenase subunit alpha, translating to MKRVVIEPVTRVEGHGKVTILLDAQGCVQQARLHIVEFRGFERFVQGRPFWEVPVLVQRLCGICPVSHHLAAAKAMDRIVGGEKLTPTAEKIRRLMHYGQFFQSHALHFFHLCSPDLLFGFDADPATRNVVGVAGRYPDLAVQGVMMRKYGQEIILRTAGKKIHGTGAIPGGVNKNLSLTERDELLKDLEKNLVWSRKAVHIAKEYTVAHLEELTPFGSFDSNHLSIVRADGALELYDGNLRAITPGGDKIFDQVDCQNYFGYLREEVRSWSYMKFPFIKALGPADGWYRVGPLARLNTCDFIDTPEAEAARREFTAVTKGRPNNITMAYHWARMIELLHAIEKIAELLHDPDLQGTDLTVSGERRGETVGIIEAPRGTLIHHYRVDAQDQVTMANLIVSTTHNNEPMNRAVQRVAEQFLSGNEITEGLLNRVEVAIRAYDPCLSCATHALGRMPLVVELRDAAGHLIDQRGRGVSAAALAAADALRPAAP from the coding sequence CTGAAACGCGTCGTCATCGAGCCCGTCACACGGGTCGAAGGACATGGGAAGGTCACAATCCTGCTCGATGCTCAGGGTTGCGTCCAGCAGGCCCGCCTGCACATCGTTGAGTTTCGCGGCTTCGAGCGCTTCGTCCAGGGCCGTCCCTTCTGGGAAGTCCCGGTGCTCGTGCAGCGGTTGTGCGGCATCTGTCCAGTCAGTCACCACCTGGCGGCGGCGAAGGCCATGGATCGCATCGTCGGCGGGGAGAAGCTCACCCCCACCGCCGAGAAGATCCGCCGGCTGATGCATTACGGCCAGTTCTTCCAGTCGCATGCGTTGCACTTCTTCCACTTGTGCTCCCCGGACCTGCTCTTCGGCTTTGATGCCGACCCCGCCACGCGCAACGTGGTCGGTGTCGCCGGGCGCTACCCCGATCTCGCCGTGCAGGGCGTCATGATGCGGAAGTACGGGCAGGAAATCATCCTGCGTACGGCCGGGAAGAAGATCCACGGCACCGGTGCGATTCCGGGCGGCGTGAACAAGAACCTGTCGCTTACCGAGCGGGACGAGTTGCTCAAGGACCTCGAGAAGAACCTCGTCTGGTCCCGCAAGGCCGTCCACATCGCGAAGGAATACACCGTCGCGCACCTGGAGGAGTTAACGCCGTTCGGCTCTTTCGACTCCAACCACCTGAGCATCGTGCGGGCGGACGGCGCGCTGGAGCTGTACGACGGCAATCTGCGGGCGATTACGCCCGGCGGTGACAAGATCTTCGACCAGGTCGACTGCCAGAACTACTTCGGTTACCTGCGCGAAGAAGTCCGTTCCTGGTCGTACATGAAGTTCCCCTTCATCAAGGCGCTGGGCCCGGCCGACGGCTGGTACCGCGTCGGTCCGCTCGCCCGCCTCAACACGTGTGATTTCATCGACACGCCCGAAGCCGAGGCGGCGCGGCGCGAGTTCACGGCCGTCACCAAGGGCCGGCCGAACAACATCACGATGGCGTACCACTGGGCCCGTATGATCGAACTGCTGCACGCGATCGAAAAGATCGCCGAACTGCTCCACGACCCGGATCTCCAGGGCACAGACTTGACGGTCTCGGGCGAGCGGCGTGGTGAAACCGTCGGCATCATCGAGGCCCCGCGCGGCACGCTCATCCATCACTACCGCGTGGACGCCCAGGACCAGGTCACGATGGCCAACCTGATCGTGTCGACCACCCACAACAACGAACCCATGAACCGCGCGGTGCAGCGCGTTGCCGAGCAGTTCCTCAGTGGCAACGAGATCACCGAGGGGCTACTCAACCGCGTGGAGGTTGCGATTCGCGCGTACGACCCGTGTCTTTCGTGCGCCACACATGCCCTTGGCCGCATGCCGCTGGTGGTCGAACTGCGCGACGCCGCGGGGCACCTGATTGACCAGCGCGGCCGCGGAGTCAGCGCTGCGGCCCTTGCCGCGGCCGACGCCCTGCGGCCCGCAGCGCCCTAG
- a CDS encoding (2Fe-2S)-binding protein → MSQKIELTIDGREISAVPGQTILSAAEEAGVYIPRLCHLKGLTPHGSCRICTVLVNGRPQSACTQPVAPGMLVENDTPKVNGLRRNLLDMLFVEGNHFCMFCEKSGNCELQALAYRFGITAPKYPYMFPQRTLDASHPDILIERNRCILCGRCVRASQELDGKHAFDFIGRGAHKRLHVNAEARLADTDAAVEDRAVAACPVGSLLRKRVGYALPVGRRAYDHQPIGSEISAAAPQG, encoded by the coding sequence ATGAGTCAGAAGATCGAGCTCACGATCGACGGTCGGGAGATCTCCGCTGTGCCGGGGCAGACGATTCTCTCCGCCGCGGAGGAAGCGGGGGTCTATATCCCGCGGCTGTGTCATCTGAAAGGGTTGACTCCGCACGGCAGTTGCCGGATCTGCACGGTGCTCGTCAACGGTCGTCCGCAGTCTGCGTGCACGCAGCCGGTGGCACCCGGCATGCTCGTCGAGAACGACACGCCGAAGGTGAACGGCCTGCGGCGGAACCTGCTGGATATGCTGTTTGTCGAAGGTAACCACTTCTGCATGTTTTGTGAAAAGAGCGGCAACTGCGAACTGCAGGCTCTCGCCTACCGTTTCGGGATAACCGCGCCGAAGTACCCGTACATGTTCCCGCAGCGCACGCTGGATGCCTCGCATCCCGATATCCTGATCGAGCGTAACCGCTGCATCCTCTGCGGCCGGTGTGTCCGAGCGTCCCAGGAGCTCGACGGCAAGCACGCCTTCGACTTCATCGGGCGCGGGGCACACAAGCGGTTGCACGTGAATGCCGAGGCGCGCCTGGCGGATACCGATGCTGCCGTGGAGGATCGTGCCGTGGCGGCATGCCCCGTCGGATCACTGCTGCGCAAGCGCGTTGGGTACGCGCTGCCCGTCGGGCGACGGGCGTACGACCACCAGCCCATTGGCTCCGAGATTTCCGCGGCCGCACCGCAAGGATAG
- a CDS encoding response regulator — protein sequence MQDGKYVILCVDDDADMLEALQLVLESNGYHMVGARSAEEGLKTYCQVRPDLVIVDLMMEEVDAGTRLVRDLKAEGNTRPVYMLSSVGDNLNLMTDYSELGLSGVFQKPIDHHNLLAVLKAKLK from the coding sequence ATGCAAGACGGCAAGTACGTGATTCTGTGCGTCGATGACGATGCCGACATGCTCGAAGCGCTGCAACTCGTGCTCGAAAGCAACGGCTATCACATGGTGGGCGCCCGCAGTGCGGAAGAAGGGCTCAAGACCTATTGCCAGGTGCGACCCGACCTTGTCATTGTCGACCTGATGATGGAGGAGGTCGACGCGGGCACACGCCTCGTGCGCGACCTGAAGGCGGAGGGCAATACCCGCCCGGTCTACATGCTGAGTTCCGTCGGCGACAACTTGAACCTCATGACCGACTACAGCGAGCTCGGCCTTTCCGGCGTTTTCCAGAAGCCGATCGACCACCACAACCTGCTCGCCGTTCTGAAGGCGAAGCTGAAGTAA
- a CDS encoding hydrogenase maturation protease translates to MAAPAPHILVIGYGNPGRGDDGLGPYVTGALVRWPELAAVRCEIDYQLAVEHAAMVAEADIVVFVDAATEGPAPFALLPATPESDRTFSSHSVSPGQLLGLACDLFHARPQAWLLAVRGQDFAPFTEVLSPVAQAHADAAIEFLRSWLTQRVTEPAADAVSAPREMPCKTAST, encoded by the coding sequence ATGGCAGCGCCTGCGCCGCACATCCTGGTCATCGGATACGGCAACCCCGGCCGCGGGGACGACGGCTTGGGTCCATATGTCACCGGTGCGCTCGTACGGTGGCCGGAGTTGGCCGCGGTGCGCTGCGAAATTGACTATCAGCTCGCGGTGGAACACGCCGCGATGGTGGCCGAGGCCGACATCGTGGTCTTTGTGGATGCCGCCACGGAAGGGCCGGCGCCCTTCGCGCTGTTGCCGGCTACCCCGGAGTCCGATCGTACGTTCAGCTCGCACAGTGTCAGCCCGGGGCAGTTGCTCGGCCTCGCGTGCGACCTCTTCCATGCCCGGCCGCAGGCCTGGCTGCTGGCCGTGCGCGGGCAGGATTTCGCACCGTTTACGGAAGTGCTTTCGCCGGTCGCGCAGGCGCATGCCGACGCGGCCATCGAGTTTCTGCGCTCCTGGCTCACGCAGCGCGTGACGGAGCCCGCGGCCGACGCCGTGTCCGCCCCGAGGGAGATGCCATGCAAGACGGCAAGTACGTGA
- a CDS encoding aminopeptidase: MVDPRVTKLAETLVNYSCAVQAGEKILIEAIDVPHAFTNECVRVAAAAGARPLVLLKSNQVNRALMQVATQEQWELVAQVERLQMENVACYIGARGNPNVSELSDVPAEKQKIYESTVWRQVHSEVRVPKTRWVVLRWPSASMAQLAQVSTEAFEDFYFDVCTMDYARMGRAMQALKKRMEATDRVRLKGPGETDLEFSIKGIPAIPCDGKVNIPDGEVFTAPVRDSIRGTIQFNAPTLYRGATHENIRFQFERGKIVAASSTNTPRLNEVLDADEGARYCGEFAIGVNPYILTPMKDILFDEKIAGSIHLTPGKAYAEANNGNDSEIHWDLVMIQRPEYGGGELYFDGQLVRKDGLFVVDDLKALNPDALK, from the coding sequence ATGGTCGATCCGCGCGTAACGAAGCTGGCCGAAACGCTCGTGAACTATTCCTGTGCGGTTCAGGCGGGAGAGAAGATTCTGATCGAGGCGATCGACGTGCCGCACGCTTTCACGAACGAGTGCGTGCGGGTGGCGGCGGCGGCCGGGGCACGGCCGCTCGTGCTGCTGAAGAGCAACCAGGTCAACCGGGCGCTGATGCAGGTCGCCACGCAGGAGCAATGGGAGCTGGTCGCACAAGTCGAGCGTTTGCAGATGGAGAACGTGGCCTGCTACATCGGCGCACGCGGCAACCCGAACGTGTCGGAGCTGTCGGACGTACCGGCCGAGAAGCAGAAGATCTACGAATCGACGGTGTGGCGGCAGGTCCACAGCGAGGTGCGCGTGCCCAAGACGCGCTGGGTGGTGCTCCGCTGGCCCAGCGCCAGCATGGCACAGCTCGCGCAGGTGTCCACCGAAGCGTTCGAGGACTTCTACTTCGATGTCTGCACGATGGACTACGCCAGGATGGGCCGGGCCATGCAGGCGCTGAAGAAGCGCATGGAGGCAACCGACCGCGTGCGCCTGAAGGGGCCGGGCGAAACGGACCTGGAGTTCTCGATCAAGGGCATCCCGGCGATCCCGTGCGACGGGAAGGTCAACATTCCTGACGGCGAGGTTTTCACCGCGCCGGTCCGCGACAGCATCCGCGGGACGATTCAGTTCAACGCGCCCACGCTGTACCGCGGGGCTACGCACGAGAACATCCGGTTCCAGTTCGAGCGCGGCAAGATTGTGGCGGCGTCAAGCACGAACACGCCGCGGCTGAACGAGGTGCTCGACGCCGATGAAGGCGCGCGCTACTGCGGCGAGTTCGCGATCGGCGTGAACCCCTACATCCTGACGCCGATGAAGGACATCCTGTTCGACGAGAAGATCGCGGGCAGCATCCACCTCACCCCGGGCAAGGCGTACGCCGAGGCCAACAACGGCAACGACAGCGAGATTCACTGGGACCTGGTCATGATCCAGCGACCCGAGTACGGCGGCGGGGAGCTGTATTTCGATGGCCAACTCGTGCGCAAGGACGGGCTGTTCGTGGTGGATGATCTCAAGGCACTCAATCCTGACGCGCTGAAGTAG
- a CDS encoding NADP oxidoreductase yields the protein MAKPRVATTSLAGCFGCHMSLLDIDERILQLIELVDFDKSPIDDFKNFTGRCAVGLIEGGCCNEENVAVLRDFRAHCDVLISVGDCAIMGGIPALRNTIPLEECYREAYLEGPTVHNPAGRIPNDPELPLLLNKVYPCHEVVKVDYHLPGCPPLADTLWQALVALLNNQPLELPYELVKYD from the coding sequence ATGGCGAAACCCCGCGTTGCGACAACGTCCCTGGCCGGCTGCTTCGGCTGCCACATGTCGTTGCTGGACATCGACGAGCGCATCCTGCAGTTGATCGAGCTGGTGGACTTCGACAAGTCGCCGATCGACGACTTCAAGAATTTCACAGGCCGCTGCGCGGTCGGCTTGATCGAGGGGGGGTGCTGCAATGAGGAGAACGTCGCGGTGCTGCGCGACTTCCGCGCGCACTGCGACGTGCTGATCTCGGTGGGAGACTGCGCCATCATGGGCGGCATTCCCGCGCTGCGCAACACTATTCCGTTGGAGGAGTGCTATCGTGAGGCCTACCTGGAAGGCCCCACGGTACACAACCCGGCGGGGCGGATTCCCAATGATCCGGAACTGCCGCTGCTGCTGAACAAGGTGTATCCCTGCCACGAAGTCGTGAAGGTCGATTACCACCTGCCCGGCTGCCCGCCGTTGGCGGACACGCTCTGGCAGGCCCTTGTCGCCCTGCTGAACAATCAGCCGCTTGAGCTGCCGTATGAACTCGTGAAGTACGACTGA
- a CDS encoding NAD(P)H-dependent oxidoreductase subunit E: protein MTPELESAVREICAAHDRDPLRLMDILRAVQQRCGSISSPIIARIAAELRIPRVRVESTATFYAFFTAQPTGRIVIRVCNDVIDELQGGQRVLAAFEQELGIRVGETTPDGLITLTETACIGMCDQAPAALVNDVVVTRLSTDRAREIVQALRANPDPKALVTRLGDGNNGHALVGAMVENNLRYAEPAYVFSPLARGVALSKAVAMSPAEIIRAVKVSRLRGRGGAGFPTGMKWEFARAAPGDRKFIVCNADEGEPGTFKDRVILTECPDRVFAGMTIAGYAIGAAEGVLYLRAEYAYLRAFLEDVLARRRAEGLLGQSVAGKAGFNFDIRIQMGAGAYICGEETALLNSCEGLRGDPRNRPPFPAQRGYLGCPTVVNNVETLCKVVKIIQDGPAAFAEHGSAGSSGTKLLSISGDCKRPGVYEVAFGVTLRHVLELCGAEDAAAVQVGGPSGQLVPRSQYDRKICYDDLATGGSVMVFGPQRDLVHVVRRYLDFFAEESCGYCTPCRVGTRLLIERLAHIQAGRGSPDDLAYLEELGQTIKLTSRCGLGQTAANPVLTSLKNFPEVWAGRVRARSNGHQPGFDLSTAVGAAELIVGRRSAHAHAAS, encoded by the coding sequence ATGACTCCCGAGCTTGAAAGCGCCGTCCGCGAAATCTGTGCCGCGCATGACCGCGACCCGCTGCGCCTGATGGACATCCTGCGAGCGGTCCAGCAGCGCTGCGGCAGTATCTCCAGTCCCATCATCGCGCGGATCGCCGCGGAGTTGCGGATTCCACGTGTGCGCGTCGAAAGCACGGCGACGTTCTACGCCTTTTTCACGGCGCAACCGACCGGGCGCATCGTCATCCGGGTCTGTAACGACGTGATCGATGAGTTGCAGGGGGGGCAGCGCGTGCTGGCCGCGTTCGAGCAGGAACTGGGGATCCGGGTGGGAGAGACGACGCCCGATGGCCTCATCACCCTGACAGAGACGGCCTGCATCGGCATGTGCGATCAAGCGCCCGCCGCGCTGGTCAACGACGTCGTGGTGACGCGGCTGTCAACCGACCGGGCGCGCGAGATCGTTCAGGCGCTGCGTGCGAACCCCGATCCGAAAGCGCTGGTGACGCGGCTGGGCGACGGCAACAACGGCCATGCGCTGGTCGGGGCGATGGTGGAGAACAACCTGCGCTATGCGGAGCCCGCCTATGTATTCAGCCCCCTGGCGCGCGGCGTGGCTTTGAGCAAAGCCGTGGCGATGTCGCCGGCCGAGATCATTCGGGCGGTGAAGGTTTCGCGTCTCCGTGGCCGGGGCGGGGCCGGTTTTCCGACCGGGATGAAATGGGAGTTCGCCCGGGCGGCCCCGGGTGATCGCAAGTTCATCGTCTGCAATGCGGATGAGGGCGAGCCCGGCACGTTCAAGGATCGGGTGATCCTGACCGAATGCCCGGACCGCGTCTTCGCCGGCATGACGATTGCCGGTTATGCCATCGGTGCGGCCGAAGGCGTGCTGTACCTGCGGGCGGAATACGCGTACCTGCGGGCGTTTCTTGAAGATGTCCTGGCACGGCGCCGCGCGGAAGGGCTGTTGGGCCAGAGTGTCGCGGGCAAGGCCGGCTTCAATTTCGACATACGCATTCAGATGGGGGCGGGCGCTTATATCTGCGGCGAGGAAACCGCGCTGCTGAACTCCTGTGAGGGGTTGCGCGGGGATCCGCGGAACCGACCGCCATTCCCTGCGCAGCGGGGCTATCTGGGCTGCCCGACCGTGGTGAACAACGTCGAGACACTCTGCAAGGTCGTCAAGATTATTCAGGATGGACCGGCGGCCTTTGCCGAGCATGGCTCGGCCGGCAGCAGCGGCACGAAGCTGCTGAGCATCTCGGGTGACTGCAAACGTCCGGGTGTGTACGAAGTCGCCTTCGGAGTGACGTTACGGCATGTGTTGGAACTCTGTGGCGCCGAGGATGCGGCCGCGGTTCAGGTCGGTGGTCCCAGCGGACAGCTCGTGCCGCGCTCGCAGTACGACCGGAAAATCTGCTATGACGACCTCGCGACAGGGGGGTCGGTCATGGTGTTCGGACCGCAGCGTGATCTCGTGCATGTGGTACGGCGTTATCTCGATTTCTTTGCGGAAGAGTCGTGCGGCTACTGCACCCCGTGCCGCGTGGGTACGCGACTGTTGATCGAGCGGCTGGCCCACATCCAGGCCGGTCGTGGCAGCCCGGACGATCTCGCCTACCTCGAGGAGCTTGGTCAAACCATCAAGCTCACGAGCCGCTGCGGTTTGGGGCAGACGGCGGCCAACCCCGTGTTGACCAGTCTGAAGAATTTCCCCGAAGTGTGGGCCGGCCGCGTGCGGGCCCGAAGCAATGGCCATCAGCCGGGCTTCGACCTCAGTACGGCGGTTGGTGCGGCGGAACTGATTGTCGGACGCCGTTCGGCCCATGCCCACGCTGCGTCCTAG
- a CDS encoding glycine--tRNA ligase — protein sequence MAAETSFMDKLTALCKRRGFIYQSSEIYGGIGGFWDYGPLGVELKRNIKNQWWRDMITNPPPGPDGHEIEMVGLDCALIMNPRVWEASGHVGGFADPMVDCKECKGRFRADQVANTPCPLKPSKHVGAHDKCQLTEPRLFNLMFKTYVGAVEDASSIAYLRPETAQGIFANFKNVLDTTRVKVPFGIGQVGKAFRNEINPRNYTFRSREFEQMEIEFFCHPATSLQWYEFWRNVRFHWYINLGLKSEKLRLRDQGADELAHYSQACADIEYLFPFSEDFQELEGVAHRGCFDLSQHQQFSGKDLTYFDNDAWERDKDKFASDPAHAKEVKNQAPYRFLPHVVEPSAGADRATLAFLCEAYTEDTAPNEKGAPETRVLMRFHPKLAPLKVAFFPLVKKEGMPEVAEGLYREAKQHMTAMYDEQGSIGKRYRRQDEVGTPFCVTIDGDTLQNGQVTVRNRDTLVQTKVHKSQVVAWLREHLDQPLG from the coding sequence ATGGCCGCCGAAACCAGCTTCATGGACAAGCTCACCGCCCTGTGCAAGCGGCGGGGATTCATCTACCAGTCGAGTGAGATCTACGGTGGCATCGGGGGCTTCTGGGACTACGGCCCGCTCGGGGTCGAATTGAAGCGAAATATCAAGAACCAGTGGTGGCGGGACATGATCACCAATCCGCCCCCGGGCCCGGACGGCCACGAGATTGAGATGGTCGGCCTCGACTGCGCGCTCATCATGAACCCCAGGGTCTGGGAGGCAAGCGGACATGTGGGCGGCTTTGCGGACCCGATGGTCGACTGCAAGGAGTGCAAGGGACGGTTTCGGGCCGACCAGGTTGCGAACACGCCGTGTCCGCTGAAACCCAGCAAGCACGTCGGTGCCCACGACAAGTGTCAGCTCACCGAGCCGCGCCTCTTCAACCTGATGTTCAAGACCTACGTCGGCGCGGTGGAAGATGCCTCCAGCATCGCCTACCTCCGCCCCGAGACCGCCCAGGGCATCTTCGCGAACTTCAAGAACGTGCTCGACACCACCCGTGTGAAGGTCCCCTTCGGGATCGGGCAGGTCGGCAAGGCCTTCCGCAACGAGATCAATCCGCGCAACTACACCTTCCGCTCGCGCGAGTTCGAGCAGATGGAGATCGAGTTCTTCTGCCACCCCGCCACCTCGCTGCAGTGGTACGAGTTCTGGCGCAACGTGCGTTTTCATTGGTACATCAACCTCGGCCTGAAAAGCGAAAAGCTCCGCCTGCGCGACCAGGGCGCCGATGAGTTGGCCCACTACTCGCAGGCCTGCGCCGACATCGAGTACCTCTTCCCCTTTTCCGAAGATTTCCAGGAGCTCGAAGGGGTCGCCCATCGCGGCTGCTTCGACCTCTCACAGCACCAGCAGTTCAGCGGCAAGGACCTGACCTACTTCGACAACGACGCCTGGGAGCGCGACAAGGACAAGTTCGCCAGCGACCCCGCCCATGCGAAGGAGGTCAAGAACCAGGCGCCGTACCGTTTCCTGCCGCACGTCGTGGAGCCCTCGGCCGGCGCCGACCGCGCCACGCTCGCGTTCCTCTGCGAGGCCTACACCGAAGACACCGCCCCGAATGAGAAGGGCGCGCCCGAGACGCGCGTGCTCATGCGCTTCCACCCCAAGCTAGCCCCGCTCAAGGTGGCCTTCTTCCCGTTGGTTAAAAAGGAGGGCATGCCCGAGGTCGCGGAGGGACTCTATCGGGAAGCGAAGCAGCACATGACCGCCATGTACGATGAGCAAGGCAGCATCGGTAAGCGCTACCGCCGCCAGGACGAGGTGGGCACGCCGTTCTGCGTCACCATCGACGGTGACACGCTGCAGAATGGACAGGTCACGGTGCGCAACCGCGACACGCTTGTGCAAACCAAGGTCCACAAGAGCCAGGTCGTGGCGTGGCTACGTGAGCACCTGGACCAACCGCTGGGTTGA
- a CDS encoding D-alanine--D-alanine ligase: MKPLPSLSELIAIDPAPARVRVTVLCGGPSAERTVSLQSGEAVAAALRRCGHEVFVADIGPDDLSALDHPCDVIFPALHGTFGEDGTLQRLLADRGIRFVGSGPEASALAMDKVATKERLTAAGVPTPKYEVWHAEMLAQGAERQLSLPVIVKPVDQGSSVATAIVRTGEEFRPAVQAAVAQFGRALVEQFIPGAELTVGLLAGTPLPPIRIQPRRNFYDFAAKYEDDATDYLFETGYSGEFVARVQAWSVTAFDTLGCRHLARVDWMIDAEERAWFLEVNTLPGFTSHSLVPKAAAHIGLPFDRLCDRLVQLAWRETG, encoded by the coding sequence ATGAAACCGTTACCCTCGCTATCCGAACTCATCGCCATCGATCCGGCCCCGGCGCGGGTCCGTGTGACCGTGCTGTGCGGCGGACCGAGTGCCGAGCGGACCGTCAGTCTGCAATCGGGCGAAGCCGTGGCAGCGGCACTGCGCCGCTGTGGGCACGAGGTCTTCGTCGCGGACATCGGTCCGGACGACCTGAGCGCGCTCGATCACCCGTGCGATGTCATCTTCCCGGCACTGCATGGTACGTTCGGAGAAGACGGCACACTCCAGCGGCTGCTCGCGGACCGGGGCATCCGCTTTGTCGGTTCGGGGCCCGAGGCCTCCGCGCTCGCAATGGACAAGGTTGCGACCAAGGAGCGCCTCACCGCTGCCGGTGTGCCGACGCCCAAGTACGAGGTCTGGCATGCGGAAATGCTGGCGCAAGGCGCAGAGCGGCAGTTGTCCCTGCCGGTGATCGTGAAGCCGGTCGATCAGGGCAGCAGCGTCGCCACCGCGATCGTACGTACGGGGGAGGAGTTCAGGCCGGCCGTACAGGCAGCAGTCGCGCAGTTCGGCCGCGCGCTGGTCGAGCAGTTCATCCCGGGGGCGGAGTTGACCGTGGGGCTGCTCGCCGGCACGCCGCTGCCGCCGATCCGGATCCAGCCGCGCCGCAACTTTTATGACTTTGCCGCGAAGTACGAGGACGATGCCACGGATTATCTCTTTGAAACCGGTTACTCGGGAGAATTCGTCGCGCGTGTGCAGGCCTGGAGCGTCACCGCCTTTGACACGCTCGGGTGTCGGCACTTGGCGCGCGTCGACTGGATGATCGACGCGGAGGAGCGCGCCTGGTTCCTGGAGGTGAACACGCTGCCGGGCTTCACCAGTCATTCGCTGGTCCCGAAGGCCGCGGCACACATCGGCCTGCCCTTCGACCGACTCTGCGACCGGCTGGTGCAACTGGCCTGGAGGGAGACCGGGTGA
- a CDS encoding prepilin-type N-terminal cleavage/methylation domain-containing protein, which produces MVQGSVQARGCRRGFTLIELLVVVAIIALLISILLPALNGARRQARAVVCATNLGHVGKAMGVYLAESKGTYPASYMYPYDGSGAYDPTNQPLNRNFGYVHWSYFLYAGGQADNKAFQCPEFPKGGTPRTNPGPERAFWMGDQIDDAGNNQGSVNAGSREDRQAPWLAYTGNAAIFPRNKFTPLLSGGPRINRYVQEHRVKDAGKTILATEFNRNWKVAGEIVGGGGGLIRSKSHRPLNPFYHVGTGSNEYTAPLNTPGFMYGTPSDLKNYGLLGATAVEEANGVLENPGMSEMNAVGRHHPGTDRLGGSANFLYADSHVERKTVLQTLRQREWGSRYYSLTGENEVINRYGQTLDQP; this is translated from the coding sequence ATGGTGCAGGGTTCGGTACAGGCACGGGGATGCAGACGCGGATTCACACTGATTGAGTTGCTCGTGGTAGTGGCCATTATCGCGCTGCTCATCTCGATTCTGCTGCCCGCGCTGAATGGCGCGCGTCGGCAGGCGCGCGCGGTCGTGTGCGCGACGAATCTCGGACACGTCGGCAAGGCGATGGGGGTGTACCTGGCGGAGAGCAAGGGGACCTACCCGGCTTCCTACATGTATCCCTACGATGGCAGCGGTGCGTACGATCCCACCAACCAGCCGCTGAACCGCAATTTCGGCTACGTCCACTGGTCATACTTCCTCTATGCCGGCGGCCAGGCGGACAACAAGGCGTTCCAGTGCCCCGAGTTTCCCAAGGGCGGGACTCCACGGACCAACCCCGGTCCGGAGCGGGCCTTCTGGATGGGCGACCAGATCGACGATGCCGGCAACAACCAGGGCAGCGTGAATGCCGGCTCGCGGGAGGATCGCCAGGCCCCCTGGCTGGCCTACACCGGCAATGCCGCGATCTTCCCGCGAAACAAGTTCACCCCCCTGCTTTCCGGCGGTCCACGGATCAACCGTTATGTGCAGGAGCACCGCGTGAAGGATGCCGGCAAGACCATCCTCGCGACTGAGTTCAACCGCAACTGGAAAGTCGCCGGTGAAATCGTCGGCGGCGGCGGCGGCCTGATCCGCAGCAAGAGCCACCGCCCGCTCAATCCCTTCTACCATGTCGGAACGGGCTCGAACGAGTACACCGCCCCGCTCAACACCCCGGGCTTCATGTACGGCACGCCCAGTGACCTCAAGAACTACGGTCTGCTCGGCGCCACCGCCGTCGAGGAGGCCAACGGCGTCCTCGAGAATCCGGGCATGTCGGAGATGAACGCGGTCGGCCGCCACCATCCGGGCACGGACCGGCTCGGCGGCTCGGCGAACTTCCTGTATGCCGATTCGCACGTCGAGCGGAAAACCGTGCTGCAGACGCTGCGGCAGCGCGAGTGGGGTTCGCGGTACTACTCCCTCACGGGTGAGAACGAAGTGATCAACCGCTACGGGCAGACACTGGATCAGCCGTAG